The Bemisia tabaci chromosome 8, PGI_BMITA_v3 genome has a segment encoding these proteins:
- the LOC109039294 gene encoding aromatic-L-amino-acid decarboxylase isoform X1, with product MEGTVFTPNMEVAEFQDFAKAMIDYISKYMSTIRDRPVLPKLEPGYLRPLIPESAPEEPESWHNVMEDIERVIMPGVTHWHSPRFHAYFPTACSYPAIVADMLSDAIACIGFTWIASPACTELEVVMMDWLGKMLNLPDDFLASGKKGGGGVIQGTASEATLVALLGAKTRAIRRTKEQHPDWTDLEIASKLVAYCSKQAHSSVERAGLLGSVPFRLLPTDDMYRLQGSTLEEAIKKDKADGLVPFYVVATLGTTSCCSFDLLKEIGPVCKNEEVWLHVDAAYAGSAFICPEYQYLLEGVEYAESFNFNPHKWMLVNFDCSAMWLKNPDEVVNAFNVDPLYLKHDHQGAAPDYRHWQIPLGRRFRSLKLWFVLRLYGIKNLQTHIRHQIGLAHQFEAYVNEDEEFELFNEVLMGLVCFRVKGSNELNEQVLNRINKKGKIHMVPSKIKDVFFLRFAVCSRFTNAEDVKYSWSEVKATTQEIKKELAKQ from the exons TTACCCCAAACATGGAGGTCGCGGAGTTCCAAGACTTTGCAAAGGCGATGATTGATTATATTAGCAAATACATGTCAACAATTCGAGAcag GCCTGTTCTACCTAAATTAGAGCCAGGATACTTGAGACCTTTGATCCCGGAGTCTGCACCAGAGGAACCAGAATCATGGCATAATGTCATGGAAGATATTGAAAGAGTTATTATGCCAGGA gtAACTCACTGGCATTCACCCCGCTTCCATGCATACTTCCCGACAGCCTGCTCTTACCCTGCCATAGTTGCTGACATGTTAAGTGACGCCATTGCTTGCATTGGATTTACCTGG ATCGCAAGTCCAGCTTGCACAGAACTCGAGGTTGTGATGATGGACTGGCTCGGTAAGATGCTTAATCTCCCCGATGACTTTTTGGCCAGTGGAAAGAAAGGAGGTGGTGGTGTTATTCAG GGCACTGCTAGTGAGGCAACTCTCGTTGCCCTTCTGGGTGCCAAAACCAGAGCAATCCGCCGAACAAAAGAACAGCATCCTGATTGGACGGATCTTGAAATCGCCTCCAAATTGGTAGCGTACTGCTCCA AACAAGCCCACTCCTCGGTGGAACGAGCAGGTCTTCTGGGAAGCGTCCCGTTCAGACTCCTACCTACAGACGATATGTACAGATTACAAGGCAGCACTTTAGAAGAAGCTATCAAAAAAGACAAAGCTGACGGTCTCGTTCCTTTCTAT GTTGTTGCAACTCTAGGAACGACCTCCTGCTGTTCATTTGATCTGCTCAAAGAAATTGGACCAGTGTGTAAAAACGAAGAAGTTTGGCTTCATGTTGATGCTGCGTATGCAG GATCTGCCTTCATTTGTCCCGAGTATCAGTATTTGTTAGAAGGGGTAGAGTACGCTGAGTCATTCAATTTTAATCCTCATAAGTGGATGCTCGTAAACTTTGACTGCTCAGCCATGTG gttaAAAAATCCAGATGAAGTTGTAAATGCATTCAATGTTGATCCTCTTTACCTGAAGCACGACCACCAAGGAGCTGCTCCTGATTATAGG CACTGGCAAATTCCACTCGGCAGGCGATTCCGTTCATTGAAATTGTGGTTTGTTCTGCGATTGTATGGAATAAAGAACCTTCAAACCCACATTCGTCATCAAATTGGACTCGCCCATCAGTTTGAAGCGTACGTCAATGAAGATGAGGAGTTTGAATTATTCAACGAAGTACTCATGGGTCTTGTCTGCTTCAGAGTTAAG GGCTCCAATGAATTGAACGAACAAGTGCTGAACAGGATCAACAAAAAAGGCAAAATCCACATGGTTCCCTCAAAAATCAAGGATGTCTTCTTCCTCCGTTTTGCCGTCTGTTCACGTTTCACAAACGCCGAAGATGTCAAATACTCGTGGAGTGAAGTCAAAGCCACAACCCAAGAAATCAAAAAAGAGCTAGCCAAGCAGTGA
- the LOC109039294 gene encoding aromatic-L-amino-acid decarboxylase isoform X2, translating into MEVAEFQDFAKAMIDYISKYMSTIRDRPVLPKLEPGYLRPLIPESAPEEPESWHNVMEDIERVIMPGVTHWHSPRFHAYFPTACSYPAIVADMLSDAIACIGFTWIASPACTELEVVMMDWLGKMLNLPDDFLASGKKGGGGVIQGTASEATLVALLGAKTRAIRRTKEQHPDWTDLEIASKLVAYCSKQAHSSVERAGLLGSVPFRLLPTDDMYRLQGSTLEEAIKKDKADGLVPFYVVATLGTTSCCSFDLLKEIGPVCKNEEVWLHVDAAYAGSAFICPEYQYLLEGVEYAESFNFNPHKWMLVNFDCSAMWLKNPDEVVNAFNVDPLYLKHDHQGAAPDYRHWQIPLGRRFRSLKLWFVLRLYGIKNLQTHIRHQIGLAHQFEAYVNEDEEFELFNEVLMGLVCFRVKGSNELNEQVLNRINKKGKIHMVPSKIKDVFFLRFAVCSRFTNAEDVKYSWSEVKATTQEIKKELAKQ; encoded by the exons ATGGAGGTCGCGGAGTTCCAAGACTTTGCAAAGGCGATGATTGATTATATTAGCAAATACATGTCAACAATTCGAGAcag GCCTGTTCTACCTAAATTAGAGCCAGGATACTTGAGACCTTTGATCCCGGAGTCTGCACCAGAGGAACCAGAATCATGGCATAATGTCATGGAAGATATTGAAAGAGTTATTATGCCAGGA gtAACTCACTGGCATTCACCCCGCTTCCATGCATACTTCCCGACAGCCTGCTCTTACCCTGCCATAGTTGCTGACATGTTAAGTGACGCCATTGCTTGCATTGGATTTACCTGG ATCGCAAGTCCAGCTTGCACAGAACTCGAGGTTGTGATGATGGACTGGCTCGGTAAGATGCTTAATCTCCCCGATGACTTTTTGGCCAGTGGAAAGAAAGGAGGTGGTGGTGTTATTCAG GGCACTGCTAGTGAGGCAACTCTCGTTGCCCTTCTGGGTGCCAAAACCAGAGCAATCCGCCGAACAAAAGAACAGCATCCTGATTGGACGGATCTTGAAATCGCCTCCAAATTGGTAGCGTACTGCTCCA AACAAGCCCACTCCTCGGTGGAACGAGCAGGTCTTCTGGGAAGCGTCCCGTTCAGACTCCTACCTACAGACGATATGTACAGATTACAAGGCAGCACTTTAGAAGAAGCTATCAAAAAAGACAAAGCTGACGGTCTCGTTCCTTTCTAT GTTGTTGCAACTCTAGGAACGACCTCCTGCTGTTCATTTGATCTGCTCAAAGAAATTGGACCAGTGTGTAAAAACGAAGAAGTTTGGCTTCATGTTGATGCTGCGTATGCAG GATCTGCCTTCATTTGTCCCGAGTATCAGTATTTGTTAGAAGGGGTAGAGTACGCTGAGTCATTCAATTTTAATCCTCATAAGTGGATGCTCGTAAACTTTGACTGCTCAGCCATGTG gttaAAAAATCCAGATGAAGTTGTAAATGCATTCAATGTTGATCCTCTTTACCTGAAGCACGACCACCAAGGAGCTGCTCCTGATTATAGG CACTGGCAAATTCCACTCGGCAGGCGATTCCGTTCATTGAAATTGTGGTTTGTTCTGCGATTGTATGGAATAAAGAACCTTCAAACCCACATTCGTCATCAAATTGGACTCGCCCATCAGTTTGAAGCGTACGTCAATGAAGATGAGGAGTTTGAATTATTCAACGAAGTACTCATGGGTCTTGTCTGCTTCAGAGTTAAG GGCTCCAATGAATTGAACGAACAAGTGCTGAACAGGATCAACAAAAAAGGCAAAATCCACATGGTTCCCTCAAAAATCAAGGATGTCTTCTTCCTCCGTTTTGCCGTCTGTTCACGTTTCACAAACGCCGAAGATGTCAAATACTCGTGGAGTGAAGTCAAAGCCACAACCCAAGAAATCAAAAAAGAGCTAGCCAAGCAGTGA
- the corn gene encoding uncharacterized protein corn: MESKVFRWFRNDVKVTPFKKVNATSPSELDSCVSETDAGDDSKRSEDHNDCLLSPDSNSISDVWEEARDGATKSGTPVSALDFSVNDFSDLSINLSNTKNSPSPQLSCNNLTDLNVTCDSKSSIDINGAKSPIAEGLNSGLEITGETSPELKCDSPSKLNGDDPLIVDTVILESATKLPCELEFANGSDSGVETNGKYFKETEIEASCNSSQISRSSSPYQFDSEELLSSCSAANSQTLHFSDTHTSLDYNYGEGTSEAGSESSCVTGSGSLKDAKIKKKTVEKSVVRGRPPFTSNASPRDTCRKNIHFSTMNAKTSAKLREPSEVRTKPTRSLSSSRSKIVPAIDDGRWPYAPSKSHTAVSRQKSNTSHPTDKKSPSCSAAESKANAQVIEKYATLPRRRRQKSNENLVHSHDSSSRHRDPSLNKTEILRRKHRDTNLMTSSLTTNFKTLPPYPGVRSKSKTKIYHETCTQTTFTADDIEQLVAGNPVTINERRVETMDVSLQVDFRNEQIETLQSSVKQLKEELLKTEAESTAKKQELNKTKRELESSKLMADIIQQQFKAYEDRICKLLLKKISDVSGDYLSELERQTLCMNDIVKKQQAEIKTLHHTCSKLQKELDKTTVAQKSMIQSQQELELESLEMQDFLQTEKLALADSIKDLENEVLKQKQLVREKDKELSLQKEEYLKLAQVAEQRRQENEALQAKVNTTEQRSKAFLLEQGASVSGASVALSGLGDRLESLIEQLVVAYNISETDLEEVIFHNEAFSQSCSNSDGGSKIQSPLDGKLDIINSYKNSVLSVIRNSSTTQSSDQISLSDASLNSGNNDPVPPSKITLKLGGDKKTKPYEDNSFETENLVPYDISDSLLKKEHSSNDLQLMCDSFQLDGMLGHQQLDKVCFEECEDDRFFNEFYPNHSLVDQVIEIDNLIAKLLKIFSMLQDKQNSSEPMTSALQVPEERINLAVKVSNVLDQMKQLKAQLHPSAKAKSNGEVDSREISCTTSVVSDEPVAPKEVMNHSSDVPENSHDNCTNGLASMAERFSSSLNASS, from the exons ATGGAGTCGAAAGTATTTCGATGGTTTCGCAACGACGTGAAAGTAACACCATTCAAGAAGGTGAATGCAACTTCGCCAAGCGAGTTAGACAGTTGTGTATCCGAAACTGATGCAGGAGATGACAGCAAGAGATCAGAGGATCATAACGACTGCCTATTGTCTCCTGACTCCAACTCAATATCTGATGTGTGGGAGGAGGCGCGGGATGGTGCGACCAAGTCTGGCACCCCTGTATCAGCACTGGACTTCTCAGTAAACGACTTTAGTGATTTAAGTATCAATTTAAGTAATACGAAGAACTCACCTAGTCCTCAGCTTAGCTGTAATAATTTGACTGATCTTAATGTCACATGTGACTCTAAAAGTAGCATTGATATTAACGGAGCAAAGTCTCCAATAGCGGAGGGATTGAACTCTGGTCTAGAAATCACAGGAGAAACATCCCCTGAATTAAAATGTGATAGCCCTAGTAAGTTAAATGGGGATGATCCACTTATAGTTGACACTGTTATACTTGAAAGTGCCACTAAGTTACCATGCGAACTTGAATTCGCTAATGGGAGCGACAGTGGCGTGGAAACAAATggcaaatatttcaaagaaaCGGAGATTGAAGCGTCCTGTAACTCGAGCCAAATCAGTCGCTCATCCTCTCCATATCAATTTGACTCGGAGGAGCTTTTATCCAGCTGCAGTGCTGCCAACAGTCAAACATTACATTTTTCCGACACTCATACATCATTGGACTACAACTATGGTGAAGGCACTAGTGAGGCAGGTAGTGAAAGTTCCTGTGTCACAGGCTCAGGGTCTCTCAAGGATGccaaaattaagaagaaaactGTTGAGAAGTCTGTTGTTCGCGGGAGACCGCCGTTTACTTCAAATGCTTCTCCAAGAGATACTTGCCGTAAGAATATTCATTTTTCGACTATGAATGCCAAAACCTCAGCGAAGCTTAGAGAACCAAGCGAAGTGCGAACAAAGCCCACCAGATCATTATCTAGCTCTCGATCAAAAATAGTTCCTGCCATCGATGACGGACGATGGCCCTATGCTCCCAGCAAAAGTCACACGGCTGTTTCCAGACAGAAATCTAACACATCACATCCGACTGACAAGAAGTCTCCGTCATGTTCTGCTGCCGAAAGCAAAGCAAATGCTCAG GTAATAGAAAAGTATGCCACTTTGCCGCGCAGGAGACGGCAGAAGTCGAACGAAAACCTTGTGCACTCTCATGACTCTTCATCACGGCACAGAGATCCTAGTTTGAATAAGACTGAAATCTTGAGGCGAAAGCACCGAGATACGAATCTCATGACCTCATCTTTGACTACTAACTTCAAAACCTTACCGCCATACCCTGGAGTTCGGAGCAAATCCAAGACTAAAATCTATCACGAGACTTGTACTCAAACGACTTTTACAGCCGACGATATTGAACAATTAGTTGCCGGAAACCCAGTCACAATCAATGAGCGTCGAGTGGAAACGATGGATGTATCACTTCAA GTTGATTTTAGAAACGAACAAATTGAAACACTCCAATCATCGGTCAAACAGCTGAAAGAGGAACTCCTGAAGACCGAAGCGGAAAGCACAGCTAAAAAACAGGAACTGAACAAAACGAAAAGAGAACTCGAGTCATCTAAATTGATGGCAGATATAATTCAACAACAATTCAAAGCTTACGAAGACAGAATTTGTAAACTCTTGTTGAAGAAAA TTTCGGATGTGTCTGGCGATTACCTCTCTGAATTAGAGCGGCAAACTCTTTGTATGAATGACATTGTGAAAAAACAACAAGCAGAAATAAAAACCCTACATCACACATGCTCTAAATTGCAGAAG GAACTGGATAAGACGACCGTGGCCCAAAAATCAATGATCCAGTCTCAACAAGAACTAGAATTGGAATCGTTAGAAATGCAAGATTTTCTACAGACAGAAAAACTTGCGCTAGCAGACTCAATAAAAGACCTTGAAAACGAG GTCTTGAAGCAGAAACAGTTAGTCAGGGAGAAAGATAAAGAATTATCGTTGCAAAAAGAAGAGTATTTGAAGCTAGCCCAAGTTGCTGAACAGAGGAG GCAAGAAAACGAGGCCCTCCAAGCGAAAGTGAACACAACCGAGCAGCGAAGTAAAGCATTTCTCCTAGAACAAGGTGCCTCGGTCTCAGGAGCTTCAGTCGCGCTCTCTGGTTTAGGAGATCGGTTGGAAAGCCTCATCGAACAGTTGGTGGTTGCCTACAATATTTCGGAGACTGATTTAGAG GAAGTAATTTTTCACAATGAAGCGTTCAGCCAAAGTTGTAGCAATAGTGATGGAGGCAGCAAAATTCAGAGCCCTCTTGATGGAAAACTAGACATTATAAATAGCTATAAGAATTCTGTACTCTCAGTGATAAGAAACTCCTCTACTACTCAGTCGTCGGATCAAATCTCATTATCTG ATGCTTCTCTAAATAGTGGAAATAACGATCCAGTACCACCCAGCAAAATCACGCTTAAACTAGGAGGAGACAAAAAGACAAAGCCATATGAAGACAATTCATTTGAGACTGAAAACTTAGTTCCTTACGATATTTCTGACTCCCTCCTTAAGAAGGAGCACTCAAGTAACGATCTGCAATTGATGTGTGATTCGTTTCAACTCGACGGCATGCTCGGCCACCAGCAACTGGATAAAGTCTGTTTCGAGGAGTGCGAGGACGATAGGTTCTTCAATGAGTTCTACCCGAACCATTCATTAGTCGACCAAGTCATCGAAATCGACAATCTCATCGCTAAGCTCTTGAAGATCTTTAGTATGCTCCAGGATAAACAAAACAGCAG tgagCCCATGACATCTGCTCTTCAAGTGCCTGAAGAAAGAATTAATTTAGCAGTAAAAGTTAGCAATGTGCTCGATCAAATGAAGCAACTGAAAGCACAACTGCATCCCTCCGCGAAGGCAAAATCAAACGGAGAGGTGGACTCAAGAGAG atttcttgCACTACCTCTGTGGTATCAGATGAGCCAGTTGCAccgaaggaagttatgaatcaTTCATCTGATGTTCCTGAAAATAGCCACGATAATTGTACTAATGGCTTAGCCTCCATGGCAGAGCGATTTTCAAGTTCTCTCAACGCTTCTTCCTAG